The Bacteroidota bacterium genome segment AAGGAACTTATTTTACCTAAACCCAAAATGACGACTTCTATTACTAAAATACCTGAAGGATACAGTATAAGTATTGAAACCGATAAATTGGCTAAAAACATTCTTTTAGATTTCCCTGGTTTTCACGGAAGTTTTACCGATAATTATTTTGACTTACTACCGGGTAAAGCAAAAACCTTAAAATTCCTTACACTGGAGACAGTTGATGATCCGTCTGAACTTCTGAAAATAAAGACCCTCACTGACAGTTATTAAATTCATCTGCTAACCTGGGATGACATCGATACAATTTTGATTTTTTCTTTTGTCATTCCTGCGAATGCAGGAATCTCTGTAGAAAAAAGGGATGGCTTCCCTCATCTTTTCAGGGATGCCATCCTTCTATTTTATTGAAAAATGCTTATTTCTTTTTTTCTCTATTCTTATTGGGTAAGATCATTATTTCCAAGTCCACGATGACGTCTTCTACCTTAATTGCAATTTTTGCTTTACCATTATGTGTTCCGGTAAAAAAAACCGAAAAATCGCCTTGGTTATCTGTTACTGTATTTGCTGGGTTAAAAATCCCCCTGCCTTCACCACCAGGTGAACCATTCACAATACTGAATGATACCTCCCGACCATAAGCTGCTCCTTGACTACTTTGTGCATTACCTGAAATTACAATGGTTTCACCCTGATTAATCATATAAGATTGTGCAAATACTTCTATATAATCAACCGGCCCGGATGAACCCAAAGTAGTAAAAGTTGCCGGGTTGCTTCCGTCATCGCATGGAACGTAACTTCCCATCATCTCGTCAAAAGTCATTGCTTCAGCCCTATAATTTGTTAAGGGGCTTAAATTACTAAGGGGATATTCGTGAGTGCAGGTATTGGATGATGATATTTTTGGTAAAAGCGAATAAATATAATTACCATCAGGTTGTTGAACGCCCAGCCTTAATTCTGTAGTACCACGCTCAAAAGTCCTCCAGGTTACAATTGCTGAATTCTCAGTAATATTGTTTATACTAACACTGTATATTCCCCCATAGCCCTCTATCATAACAAAGTTTAATAAGAGCACGAATATTATACTCAGTTTTTTCATTGATCATTCCTCCCTTAAATTAATGAATTTACAATAGATATTTAGCTGAAATTTACGACATTAATCTTATCTTGTCAATCCCACTAAGATCTTAAAATTAATCTTTCATTTTAGTCTAAAATTTGATGAATCCGGGTTTTTTATTCTTAAAACCCAATCTCAGTCCAGCTATTCCATGAGAATAATAAACTATTCCTATTAATTAACAACCAATTATTTCATAGAAATGGGTTCATAAATTAGGTAAATTGCCTATAAATATTTTTACCTACAAAACTATCTTTGAGATTAGTTTTCAAACTATTGATATATTGAGTTTAAATGCACGTAAAAAAACTCGATAAAGAATACAACAAACTTATACAATTGAGATAATTGAAACAGCTTATCGCATGAAGCTCATTGTCAATTGCAAACTCAACTATTTATAAAAAGATGGATGTTTTTAAGTAAACAAAGGCTCTAACAGCTAATAAAACCTGACCATGAAGAATGATGCACTTAAAAACATCCTAAATTTTTTAAACGATCAAAGAGGATTTGATTTTACCGGATACAGAACTGCCATGCTCGAAAGGAGGATTCAGAAAAGACTTTATACCACTAAAATTCAAAATATTGATGACTATTTAAGTTTTCTTCATGAAGATCCGGATGAATTGGATTACTTAATCGACGTATTTACCATCAATGTCAGTCGATTCTTCCGAAATTCATTATCATTTGAACACATTCGTAAAACCATTATTCCTGAAGTTTTTCTGGATAAAATAAAAGCGCAGGATCAACATTTAAGAATTTGGTCGGCAGGTTGTTCATTTGGTGAAGAGCCATACTCCATGGCCATCCTCATTAACGAATTTGTAGAGAAAGAGAAATTAAGTATGGATCTAAGCATTTTTGCTACCGACATCGACAAAAA includes the following:
- a CDS encoding protein-glutamate O-methyltransferase CheR translates to MKNDALKNILNFLNDQRGFDFTGYRTAMLERRIQKRLYTTKIQNIDDYLSFLHEDPDELDYLIDVFTINVSRFFRNSLSFEHIRKTIIPEVFLDKIKAQDQHLRIWSAGCSFGEEPYSMAILINEFVEKEKLSMDLSIFATDIDKKALKRASEGSYTANSIKNVKYGLIEKYFTFNHDRFEIDPKIKKMVRFSFYDMLDKHHSVPSESIYGGFDLVLCRNVLIYFELEHQKLIFNKLYKSLNPNGYLILGEAEVPIEGFKHKFNRVNNCCKIYRKIG